Sequence from the Bacillus sp. es.036 genome:
GTTTCTTGTTACGGCTGATGAGTTCTCTCTTGACCAAGGAAAGCTTGATTTGCATATGGAAGCGTTCGTCAATGGCGAGCGTTATTCCTCGGGAAATGCGAAAGAGATGTATTATTCCTTTGCTGAGCTCATCGAACAGGCTTCTCGTAATGTGACCTTATATCCTGGTGAAGTAATCGGCTCAGGTACGGTTGGCAGCGGATGTATTCTTGAACAATCGGGACGTGAATTCCTTATGCCTGGTGACAGAGTTGATTTGTCTATTGCTCATCTAGGAACACTTTCAAATGTTGTTGGAGAGGAGGATGAACATGGTTTACTATCGGACGATGGGGGAGATACCGTCTAAACGTCACACAACTTTTAAAAGAGCAGACGGTTCCTTATACCGGGAACAAGTGATGGGGACAAAGGGGTTTTCAGGAATCCAATCGATTTTGTACCATCACCATTTTCCAACAGCAGTAACGGAAGCAACTTTTATAAAAAAGACAACACCTGAGTATGAGGAAGAATCTGCGCTACGTCATCGTCATTTCCGAACGGCACATTACGACAAAAAGGGCGATGCAGTTGTCGAGCGGTGTTATTTCCTGGGGAATGAGGATGTGATCCTAGGTGTCGTAAACCCAACAGAGCCGATGGACTATTTTTATCGAAATGGTGACGGAGATGAGCTTTTCTTTATCCACCATGGGTCAGGTAGAATTGAGTCGATGTTTGGGGAGCTCTCTTATAAGCCGGGCGACTATATTGTCATACCGATTGGAACGATATACCGGGTTATCCCAGAAGGAAATGACAATCGTTGGCTCGTTATAGAAGCAAATAGCGCGATTACGACACCAAGAAGATACCGAAATGAATACGGTCAGCTGATGGAACACAGTCCTTTCTGCGAACGTGACATTGATGGTCCTGAACGCCTTCTATCGCATGATAAAAAAGGTTCGTATGAAGTAGTGACGAAAACACGGGGGGGATTGCATCGTCATATGTTCGATCATCATCCGCTCGATGTTGTTGGCTGGGATGGCTATCTCTATCCATGGAAGTTCAACATTAATGATTTTGAGCCAATTACAGGGCGAGTGCATCAGCCTCCGCCAGTCCATCAAACCTTTGAAGGGCATAATTTTGTTGTCTGCTCCTTCGTACCAAGGCTTTATGACTATCATCCAGATGCTATTCCAGCACCATATTTTCATAGCAATGTTGATAGTGATGAAGTGCTTTACTATGTAGAAGGCAACTTCATGAGCCGAAAAGGCATCGAGGAAGCTTCGATTACGCTTCATCCTTCAGGCATTCCACACGGGCCGCATCCGGGGAAAATTGAGGCAAGCATCGGCAAAAAAGAAACGCTCGAGCTTGCCGTAATGATCGATACGTTCCGACCGCTCAAAGTCATCGAACAGGTGCAGCAGTATGAAGATGAAAATTATATGAAGAGCTGGGTTACGGAATAACTAATTGGGGAAATGTACGGACATCGCGCGGTCTATCGATCGCGCGATAATTATTTTGCACGATGCTTTTGCTTTATAAGATTTTGCTGTATAATGTTAGTCATTCGGCCCCGTAGCTCAGGGGATAGAGCAACGGTTTCCTAAACCGCAGGTCGGAGGTTCGATTCCTCTCGGGGCCACCATTTAAATCCTTATAAGATAAGGGTTTTTTATTTTGTCTTTCTTACCCTCAATTTCCTTCATTCATCTTTCTCTTACCACTTTACGATATGCACAATTACATAAAAGGAAACAATGCCATGGATAGCGAAAGAGTAACGAACGATTCAGCCGAAATGAGTGAATTGGTATGGGGAAGCGTAAATGGTTTGCGCTCATTGTTCTTTTAGGAGCGGCATTTATTACGTTTACAGTCATTGGAAAGGACAAGAGTGTTTCCGATGACGTTTTAACTGTGGAAAAGGTTCAGGACATTGTTCCTTATTTTATAAAGACAACTCCTGGGCTTGAACTCGCGATTCAGTATGGAGACTATCAATCAGTAAACGATATGCCAATGCCAGATGATTTTAAAATAAACTTGGATGGCGTTTGGTATTCTCGACATAACGTCTATGTTTTCTATCATGTTGATGTGTCGAATAGTGAGTTTGTACTAACAAGAAATAGAGAAGATCTTCCGAAAATCGATCAGCTTGTGATGGACGATCCTTCTGGTGAAGCATCTGTATTGGAACTCGTTGAAACAGAAGAAGGTGTTCTATTTGAAGATTACTACTATATGAAGGGAACGTTTCAATCTGTCGCTCATTCTGAGACGAACGAACCACTTCGAAATTGGAACGGAGCACTTACAACGATCGTAAGTGGAAATCGTTCAGCTAAGGTTAACGTACCTGTATCTTATGAATATGAAAAAGAAGCAAAGACTACGAAACGAATTAATGAAACAAAGAGATTTGACGAAACGACAGTATCGGTTTCTCGCTGGGAGGAGATGGCTTCTGAGAGTCGGCTCATAGTAGATATCGATTCTCCTTTTTCGACAATTCCTCATATGGAATTGATGATTTCCGCCAAGGAGGAAGAGATAGCACCGTTATTAGTGGAGGAGCTGAGCGGTGGGCAATACTCAGCCTCTTTTCTAGCTGGAACGAAGCTACCTGAAGCCATTCACCTCGATGGGCTGATTGGCAACTTTTCAAAGGAAGTAAGTTTTGACGTTGATCCGAATCAGTATGAAATCTATAAGCAGATTAAAGAATCAACTTACACACATCAGTTAGATGAGCTGATTGTATCGATTTATGGATCTGATGTGGTTAAAGATACACTCTTTTATAACGAGGACGGTGTCACTTTTAACTTACTGGTGAATTCAGTTGTTTCTGAAGCGCCTTACTTAAATATGAAGTATAAAAAACAGATCAAAATCGAAGCGATGAATGAAAAGGGAGAAATTCGCAATCCAAACTTACTTGATAGTGAGAAAGATCGAATCGTATTCATGATTGATCGTGGTTTCTATGAAAGGTCCGAAAGCATTGAAGTTAATATCACAAAACTACCTGTGTATGTGAAAACAGACTGGATGATTAATGCTTATCCTGAGTAGGATACATTGTTAAAAAATGCAAGCTAAAGCGACCTAAAGGTGATATGATAGAAGTAGTTTGGAGAGTTGGGAGGATTTTAAGTTGGACGATTGGAAAGGGACATTGGCTGAATTATTTCGTGCCGTTGGGATCAATCTTAAATCAGAGCTTTCTCCCGTGGTTGATGGTTTACAATCCGTAATCGCAGATAATCCGTGGGGACAGCTTTTCTTATTATTACTTATCCTTCTCATCGCTGCTCAGGGTATGAGTGCGATTGCTCGGCAATATGACCGTGCTTTTAGGCAAACGATTGAGCGGAAGATGGAAACTAATTCACATCTACATAATTTTTTTAAAGGGTTCTTGCATCATAAACGTTCGGAAGGGTGGATGAATGATGCGGCCTGGCAACAAAAAGAGCTGCAGCGTTTTGACTTATATGAGCTTGAATGGTTAAAAGCAGAGCTTGCGACAGCAGAAAATGACTTTCGTGATTACCGTCCTCAAACTTTTCTAGCAGGCATTCTGTTTTCGATAGCCGTTCTTTTTCTAATTTGGTACTATGACTGGACGATTTTTGAAAAAGACATTCTAACCATTTTGCTACCTGTTCTTATTGTCACTTGGTGTATGGGGCTTGTTTTCTATAAAGTGGGGATTAAGAAACGCTTCTATCAATCTTTAAATACAAGTGTCCAATTGGCGATTTCGACGAAAAAGGTTCAGGATGTGATGATGTATATTGATTCTGATCTAAAGCGATATAAAACAGAGCGTGTGACAACTGACGGAGGGTATTACGAAGTTGTTCGTTGCATGACCTGTCTTTACCATTCAAAGTATCTTGAAGAAGTGCGCTTCCAGATCAATGACACAACCCTTACCTTTACAGCAAAAGAGCGTGTGATTGAAGTAACTGTGAATAGCGGGTACGGCCATTCATTCTTAATTGATCGTCTTGAGTTTAGAGATGGCTACTGTCAAAGCCTTCGTAAAGGCAGCAAGCTTTTCGATGATAAGTTAATGGTCACTTATTTAAACGCTGCCTTTGAGCAAAGGCCTGCTTACTTTCAAACAAGCTCTTAATGATTGCCCTCTCTTCTCAAGAAGAGGGGCTTTTTTTAACCTTCATAAGCTGTTGTTGTTTTTCGTTGGTTCGCTTTTTCAATAAGCTTGTCTAGTTTTAATTCACTTGAAGCCTGGGTGTTTGCTTTTAAGTTTCCTTCCATTAAGCGAAGGGCATAGTCATTATCTTCTTTGACATTAGACGCACAGCAATCTGATGGAATATAAAGATCATATTCTCTCATGTATGCATCGTTTGCAGTAAATAGCACACAAATGTTTCCTGCAAAACCAGTTAGAATGAGAGTGTTAACGTTTAAATACTTCAGTAGTGTTGAAAGTGGTGTTGAAAAAAAGCCAGAGTGCTTTGGCTTAACGACTGTATAATCATCATCTTCTGGCTCAAGACGATCAACAAGGTGTTGTCCATTTGCCTCGGCGGCATAGTTAATCACCTTTTTGAAATCAGATTGCCATAAACCATAATTATCATTAACATAGATCACAGGCATTCCTTTTGATTTTGCCTGTTCTTTTAAAGATTTAATATTATCGGCTGTTTCCTCTGTGTATCTTGCTAGAAGTTCAGCATCTTCAAAATCCATCGTGTTGATCACATCGATTAATAAAAGTGCAGCGGAAGTGTCTTGATGGCTATGTTCGATATGTTCTTTACCCATGTGAACTCCTCTCCTTTAAATAAATTGGAATAATATGTAGTTTACCCAAACTGTTCTTAGATAAAACGACTATAAAGGAGTGAATGGAATGCAGGATCACCTTGAAAAAGATGAGTATTTTATGCGACTAGCAATAGCCGAAGCTGACAAGGCTTCTGCTATTGGAGAAGTGCCAATTGGCGCAGTGATTGTAAAAGATGATGAAGTGATTGCGTCAGCGTATAACCTTAGGGAAACAGAACAACGATCTGTAGCGCATGCTGAGCTGCTTGCCATTGATGAGGCTTGTCGTAAAGTGGGATCCTGGCGATTAACCGGCTGCACGCTCTATGTTACGCTTGAGCCATGTGCGATGTGTAGTGGCGCCATTGTTTTATCGAGAGTGGAGCGAGTAGTGTATGGGGCAACGGATCCGAAAGGCGGTTGTGCTGGTACGCTAATGAATCTTCTTGATGATAGCCGTTTTAATCATCAAGCTGATGTCACGGCTGGTGTATGTGAAGGGGAATGTGGAACGATGTTATCGACATTTTTTCGCAGTTTACGATTAAAACAAAAAGAAGAAAAGCGGCGTAAGAAGGAGCTATTATCATTCATTGAAAATCCTGAAGAGACATGATATAGTCTTTTTGTCAGCGAGACAACGATTGATGGAGGCGTACCCAAGTCTGGCTGAAGGGGGCTGACTCGAAATCAGTTAGGACGTTCACGCGTCGCGGGGGTTCAAATCCTCTCGCCTCCGCCATTTACATTTAATGGAGTATTTGGCCTGTTGCTAAAATGGTCGAAATGCGATATACTTTATCTTGCACCATTCGAGTGCACAACATTATTATCAAATTTGCCGTGCTAGGTGGGGAATTAGCGGTGCCCTGTACTCGCAATCCGCTATAGCGAGACTGAATCCCTTCCCGAGGTTTAGCCACTGCAGGGTCTGACCTGAATAAGTGGTGTTGACATTCGGGTCCTGCGCAACAGAGTCCTATGAATCCTGTCAGGTCCGGAAGGAAGCAGCAGTAAGTAGGTACCCTCTGTGTGCCGCGGGAGTGCCCGGATCGAGCTAACTGTTCAGGTAACGCCTGTGGTGGCTTTATCGAAGGAAGGTGCACGGTTTACTTAATTTAAATGCTCAAACTCACTCTTTTAAAAGGGTGAGTTTTTTAGTATCGTTTTGGTAGGATTGTCTTTTGAATTAAAGGCGATGAAACGGTATAATAGAAACGTATGAAGAGGTTAGGAGGAGAGTAGGCGAATGAGTTATCAAGCGCTATACCGCGTTTGGCGACCGCAAACGTTTGAAGATGTGGTTGGTCAAAAGCATGTTACAAGAACAATTCAGAACGCACTCATGCAGCAAAAAATCTCTCACGCCTATTTGTTTACAGGACCTCGAGGAACGGGAAAAACGAGTGCTGCCAAAATTATTGCGAAGGCGATTAACTGTGAGAAGGCACCAGTAGCTGAACCGTGCAATGAATGTTCAGCGTGTCTTGGCATCACTGATGGATCAATTTCTGATGTCATAGAAATTGATGCGGCTTCTAATACAGGGGTCGACGACATTCGTGATATTCGCGATAAAGTGAAGTATGCACCAAGTTCTGTTTCTTATAAGGTGTATATCATAGATGAAGTTCACATGCTTTCAACAGGAGCGTTCAATGCTCTTCTTAAAACATTAGAAGAACCTCCAAAGCATGTGGTGTTTATCCTTGCAACGACGGAGCCTCACAAAATCCCATTAACAATCATTTCAAGGTGTCAGCGTTTTGATATGAGAAGGATTACAGCGCAGGACATTGTGGGACGGTTACAAACCATTATTCATGCGCAGGATATTGAGGTAGAAGAAGATGCTCTTTATCAAGTCGCTCGAGCGGCAGATGGCGGAATGCGAGATGCTTTAAGTATTCTTGATCAGGCAATCTCATATAGTGAGGCGGAAGTTGTATTAGATGATGTGCTTGCTGTAACAGGAAGCGTGTCTCAAAAAATGATTTCAAAAATCGCATTGGCTTTCCATCATAAAGATGTGGCGGAAGCATTGAATGCAGTGGAAGAATTAATGGATCACGGGAAAGATGCTGCACGTTTCCTTGAAGATCTGATCTATTACTATCGTGATTTATTACTTTATCAAACGGCCCCTCAGCTTGAAGAGGTTGTTGAACGAGTGAAAATCGATGAAACGTTCCAGCAGTTAGGTGACCAATCCGCGAAAGATTGGATCTACAAGGTCATCGAGACGTTGAATCGTAGTCAGCAAGAGATGAAGTGGACAAACCATCCACGAATTTTCCTTGAATTAGCTCTCGTTCAAATTTGTCAGGATGAAACCAGTAGTCAGAATCAGCCTGCTCAAGATCAGAGCGAATTACTTGAACGTATTCAGAAGCTTGAGGGTGAACTGAAGACACTGAAAGAGCAAGGTGTTACGGTTAAACAAGAAGAGACAAGTGAACCGAAACAGAAGAAACAATTTAAACCTTCCAGACAGAAATCTGGTGTATCTCATGGTAGAATAAAAGAGATGCTGAAGAAAGCGACCAAGCAGGATTTAATGAAAGTAAAAAGTGTTTGGGGCGAAGTGATGGAGAACGTCCGTCAGGAAAAAGTCTCTGCTCACGCCTGGTTAAAGGATAGCGAGCCAGTTGCAGCTACCGATAATTCCTTCTTGCTATCTTTCCAGTACGATATGCACTGCCAGATGGCAACGAAAGAAAACATTCGTGGTACGCTTGAACAAGTACTTTCACGGACGATTGGCAAACAGCTTGAAATGGTTGCAATAGTCGAAACAGAGTGGAAGGAGATCCGCGCTGAGTTCTTGAAGACAAGAGATGAACCAGAACCCGACGAAAATGGCGGGGAGCCAGCAGAAGATCCATTAATTGCTGAAGCAAGACGCCTTGTAGGCGATGATTTATTAGATATTCAAACTTAAAAATGAACGATAACTAAGGAGGAATTTTTTATGAAACGTGGTATGGGTGGCGGAGGAAACATGAATAACATGATGAAGCAAATGCAGAAGATGCAGAAGGATATGGCAAAGGCACAAGAAGAACTGAAAGACAAAGTCGTTGAAGGTTCAGCTGGCGGCGGCATGGTTCTTGTTAAAGCGAATGGCCATAAAGAAATTCTTGAAGTTATTGTAAAAGAAGAAGTTGTAGATCCAGATGACATCGATATGCTTCAGGACCTTGTTCTTGCTGCAACGAATGATGCGCTACGTAATGTAGACGAATTGGTTAACAAAGACATGGGTAAATTTACGCAAGGGCTTAATATGCCAGGAATGTTTTAGGGGGAACGCAGGTGCATTATCCTGAACCAATCTCAAAACTGATCGACAGTTTTATGAAGTTGCCGGGAATCGGACCAAAAACGGCGGTCCGCCTGGCTTTTTTCGTTCTTGAAATGAATGATGATGACGTACTTGATTTCGGAAAGGCGCTAGTCAATGCGAAGCGTCAGCTAACGTATTGCTCTGTTTGTAATCACATTACTGATACGGATCCGTGTCGAATCTGTTCAGACACTCATCGAGATGAAACCGTTATTTGCGTCGTTCAAGATGCGAAAGATGTCATCGCCGTTGAGAAAATGAAAGACTATACGGGCCTTTATCACGTGCTTCATGGTGCTATTTCTCCTGTTGAAGGAATTGGTCCGGAGGATATTAAAGTGCCAGAGCTTTTGAAACGTCTACAGGATGATAAGGTGACGGAAATCATTCTTGCCACAGATCCTACAATTGAAGGGGAAGCAACAGCTATGTATATTGCTCGTCTTGTGAAACCGACAGGGATTCGGATTACTCGTATTGCTCACGGCCTTCCTGTAGGTGGCGATCTTGAATATGCTGATGAGGTCACCCTTTCTAAAGCAATGGAAGGTCGTCGTGAATTGTAGCGTCAGGAGGAAACAAAATGTTCTTCAAACGTAGAGGCTATTTACGCAAGGAAGCTGATGAGCGTTTGATTCAGACGCTATATGAATTAAAAGAAGTATGGAACAAACAGAAAGAAATTGTAGAGCGTAGCGTAGAACCCTCTGGAGCGGTTCTTGCTAAGCTGAAAGTCGATGAAGCGAAATACTTCTTTCTATTAAAAGAAGCGAAACGAAGAAAGATAAGAATGGGATAGTTCAAACTTCCCGTTCTTTTTTATTTGGACAGACATATGATTTAGTAATTCTGAGAAAAAGAGCGGAGGCCCATTATGGATCCAAAACTCATTATTGGCTTATTTGTCCTAAGTATTGTTTTGCTTCTTTTCGTAGGGGCACCACTGAAACCGTTGCGTTGGATCGGACAGGGGTTAATCAAGCTTGCCATCGGAGCGTTACTACTCTTCTTTCTAAATACGTTCGGAAGTCCTTTTGATTTACATGTTCCTATTAATCCAGGAACTGCTGTCGTTACCGGATTCTTAGGTATTCCTGGCCTTGTAGCACTTGCTGCCATACAGCTTATTATCATAGGGTAAAAGAAAAGGATCCTATCATGAAAGGGTCCTTTTTGTTTTTCTGAAATAATTTTAAAAAAGGGGGTTGCATACCAGAGATAACCCTGATATAGTTATATAGGTCGCCGCAACAACGCGGTTGACGCAAAAAACAATTTCAAAAAATTTGTTGACGCGAACTAAGTTAATATGGTATATTAATAAAGTCGCTGAAAACGACATTGAAAGAAACGAATTGCTCTTTGAAAACTGAACGAAACGCCATGTAAGTAGTTGTTTCTACGGAAACAAAAATTGTTTTAAAAGCTAGATTGAGCTTTCTATCGGAGAGTTTGATCCTGGCTCAGGACGAACGCTGGCGGCGTGCCTAATACATGCAAGTCGAGCGAAGAGATGGGAGCTTGCTCCCTGATCTTAGCGGCGGACGGGTGAGTAACACGTGGGCAACCTGCCCTGCAGACTGGGATAACTCCGGGAAACCGGAGCTAATACCGGGTAATACATCGCACCGCATGGTGCAATGTTGAAAGTTGGCTTTCTGAGCTAACACTGCAGGATGGGCCCGCGGCGCATTAGCTAGTTGGTAAGGTAATGGCTTACCAAGGCGACGATGCGTAGCCGACCTGAGAGGGTGATCGGCCACACTGGGACTGAGACACGGCCCAGACTCCTACGGGAGGCAGCAGTAGGGAATCTTCCGCAATGGACGAAAGTCTGACGGAGCAACGCCGCGTGAGTGACGAAGGCCTTCGGGTCGTAAAGCTCTGTTGTTAGGGAAGAACAAGTACCGTTCGAATAGGGCGGTACCTTGACGGTACCTAACCAGAAAGCCACGGCTAACTACGTGCCAGCAGCCGCGGTAATACGTAGGTGGCAAGCGTTGTCCGGAATTATTGGGCGTAAAGCGCGCGCAGGCGGTCTTTTAAGTCTGATGTGAAAGCCCACGGCTCAACCGTGGAGGGTCATTGGAAACTGGAGGACTTGAGTGCAGAAGAGGAGAGTGGAATTCCACGTGTAGCGGTGAAATGCGTAGATATGTGGAGGAACACCAGTGGCGAAGGCGGCTCTCTGGTCTGTAACTGACGCTGAGGCGCGAAAGCGTGGGGAGCAAACAGGATTAGATACCCTGGTAGTCCACGCCGTAAACGATGAGTGCTAGGTGTTGGGGGGTTCCACCCTCAGTGCTGAAGTTAACACATTAAGCACTCCGCCTGGGGAGTACGACCGCAAGGTTGAAACTCAAAGGAATTGACGGGGGCCCGCACAAGCAGTGGAGCATGTGGTTTAATTCGAAGCAACGCGAAGAACCTTACCAGGTCTTGACATCCTCTGACAATCCTGGAGACAGGACGTTCCCCTTCGGGGGACAGAGTGACAGGTGGTGCATGGTTGTCGTCAGCTCGTGTCGTGAGATGTTGGGTTAAGTCCCGCAACGAGCGCAACCCTTGATCTTAGTTGCCAGCATTTAGTTGGGCACTCTAAGGTGACTGCCGGTGACAAACCGGAGGAAGGTGGGGATGACGTCAAATCATCATGCCCCTTATGACCTGGGCTACACACGTGCTACAATGGACGGTACAAAGGGCAGCAACACCGCGAGGTGAAGCAAATCCCATAAAGCCGTTCTCAGTTCGGATTGCAGGCTGCAACTCGCCTGCATGAAGCCGGAATTGCTAGTAATCGCGGATCAGCATGCCGCGGTGAATACGTTCCCGGGCCTTGTACACACCGCCCGTCACACCACGAGAGTTTGTAACACCCGAAGTCGGTGGGGTAACCTTTATGGAGCCAGCCGCCGAAGGTGGGACAAATGATTGGGGTGAAGTCGTAACAAGGTAGCCGTATCGGAAGGTGCGGCTGGATCACCTCCTTTCTATGGAGAATTACGAAGGTAACTTACGTTACCAACCTTACATGAGCGTTTCGTTTAGTTTTGAAAGAATGATTTATTCTTTCAAAATAGGTGAAGTGATGAAGCTTACGCTGATTCAAGTAGTAGCCTTGTTCCTTGAAAACTAGATAGCATAAACAACGACATCCAATAATTATTTTTTATGCAAGAACTTAGTAATAACTGATGCGTTATGGCAGCAATGCCTAACAAATCGAAGGTTAAGCTACTAAGGGCGCACGGTGGATGCCTTGGCACTAGAAGCCTAAGAAGGACGGGACGAACACCGATATGCTTCGGGGAGCTGTAAGTACGCTTTGATCCGGAGATTTCCGAATGGGGGAACCCACCATCTTTAATAGGATGGTATCCATTTCTGAATACATAGGGAATGGAAGGCAGACCCGGGGAACTGAAACATCTCATTACCCGGAGGAAGAGAAAGCAAATGCGATTTCCTGAGTAGCGGCGAGCGAAACGGAATCAGCCCAAACCAGAGGGCTTGCCCTCTGGGGTTGTAGGACGTCTCTTTGGAGTTACAAAGGCACGGATAGACGAAGCGACCTGGAAAGGTCCATCAGAGAAGGTAACAATCCTGTAGTCAAAATCCGCTGCCCTCCGAGACGGATCCTGAGTACGGCGGGACACGTGAAACCCCGTCGGAATCTGGGAGGACCATCTCCCAAGGCTAAATACTCTCTAGTGACCGATAGTGAACCAGTACCGTGAGGGAAAGGTGAAAAGCACCCCGGAAGGGGAGTGAAAGAGAACCTGAAACCGTGTGCCTACAACTAGTTGGAGCCCGTTAATGGGTGACAGCGTGCCTTTTGTAGAATGAACCGGCGAGTTACGATCCCGTGCAAGGTTAAGCTGATAAGGCGGAGCCGCAGCGAAAGCGAGTCTGAATAGGGCGAAATAGTACGTGGTCGTAGACCCGAAACCAGGTGATCTACCCATGTCCAGGGTGAAGTTCAGGTAACACTGAATGGAGGCCCGAACCCACGCATGTTGAAAAATGCGGGGATGAGGTGTGGGTAGCGGTGAAATGCCAATCGAACCTGGAGATAGCTGGTTCTCTCCGAAATAGCTTTAGGGCTAGCCTCGCGGCAAGAATCTTGGAGGTAGAGCACTGATTGGACTAGGGGTCCTTACCGGATTACCGAATCCAGTCAAACTCCGAATGCCAACGATTTATCCGCGGGAGTCAGACTGCGAGTGATAAGATCCGTAGTCGAGAGGGAAACAGCCCAGACCACCAGCTAAGGTCCCAAAGTATACGTTAAGTGGAAAAGGATGTGGCGTTGCTTAGACAACCAGGATGTTGGCTTAGAAGCAGCCATCATTTAAAGAGTGCGTAATAGCTCACTGGTCGAGTGACGCTGCGCCGAAAATGTACCGGGGCTAAACGTATCACCGAAGCTGTGGATTGTCTTACGACAATGGTAGGAGAGCGTTCTAAGGGCTGTGAAGTCAGACCGAAAGGACTGGTGGAGCGCTTAGAAGTGAGAATGCCGGTATGAGTAGCGAAAGACAAGTGAGAATCTTGTCCGTCGAAAGCCCAAGGTTTCCTGAGGAAGGCT
This genomic interval carries:
- a CDS encoding homogentisate 1,2-dioxygenase, whose product is MVYYRTMGEIPSKRHTTFKRADGSLYREQVMGTKGFSGIQSILYHHHFPTAVTEATFIKKTTPEYEEESALRHRHFRTAHYDKKGDAVVERCYFLGNEDVILGVVNPTEPMDYFYRNGDGDELFFIHHGSGRIESMFGELSYKPGDYIVIPIGTIYRVIPEGNDNRWLVIEANSAITTPRRYRNEYGQLMEHSPFCERDIDGPERLLSHDKKGSYEVVTKTRGGLHRHMFDHHPLDVVGWDGYLYPWKFNINDFEPITGRVHQPPPVHQTFEGHNFVVCSFVPRLYDYHPDAIPAPYFHSNVDSDEVLYYVEGNFMSRKGIEEASITLHPSGIPHGPHPGKIEASIGKKETLELAVMIDTFRPLKVIEQVQQYEDENYMKSWVTE
- a CDS encoding cysteine hydrolase family protein, which codes for MGKEHIEHSHQDTSAALLLIDVINTMDFEDAELLARYTEETADNIKSLKEQAKSKGMPVIYVNDNYGLWQSDFKKVINYAAEANGQHLVDRLEPEDDDYTVVKPKHSGFFSTPLSTLLKYLNVNTLILTGFAGNICVLFTANDAYMREYDLYIPSDCCASNVKEDNDYALRLMEGNLKANTQASSELKLDKLIEKANQRKTTTAYEG
- the tadA gene encoding tRNA adenosine(34) deaminase TadA; the protein is MQDHLEKDEYFMRLAIAEADKASAIGEVPIGAVIVKDDEVIASAYNLRETEQRSVAHAELLAIDEACRKVGSWRLTGCTLYVTLEPCAMCSGAIVLSRVERVVYGATDPKGGCAGTLMNLLDDSRFNHQADVTAGVCEGECGTMLSTFFRSLRLKQKEEKRRKKELLSFIENPEET
- the dnaX gene encoding DNA polymerase III subunit gamma/tau — protein: MSYQALYRVWRPQTFEDVVGQKHVTRTIQNALMQQKISHAYLFTGPRGTGKTSAAKIIAKAINCEKAPVAEPCNECSACLGITDGSISDVIEIDAASNTGVDDIRDIRDKVKYAPSSVSYKVYIIDEVHMLSTGAFNALLKTLEEPPKHVVFILATTEPHKIPLTIISRCQRFDMRRITAQDIVGRLQTIIHAQDIEVEEDALYQVARAADGGMRDALSILDQAISYSEAEVVLDDVLAVTGSVSQKMISKIALAFHHKDVAEALNAVEELMDHGKDAARFLEDLIYYYRDLLLYQTAPQLEEVVERVKIDETFQQLGDQSAKDWIYKVIETLNRSQQEMKWTNHPRIFLELALVQICQDETSSQNQPAQDQSELLERIQKLEGELKTLKEQGVTVKQEETSEPKQKKQFKPSRQKSGVSHGRIKEMLKKATKQDLMKVKSVWGEVMENVRQEKVSAHAWLKDSEPVAATDNSFLLSFQYDMHCQMATKENIRGTLEQVLSRTIGKQLEMVAIVETEWKEIRAEFLKTRDEPEPDENGGEPAEDPLIAEARRLVGDDLLDIQT
- a CDS encoding YbaB/EbfC family nucleoid-associated protein, with the protein product MGGGGNMNNMMKQMQKMQKDMAKAQEELKDKVVEGSAGGGMVLVKANGHKEILEVIVKEEVVDPDDIDMLQDLVLAATNDALRNVDELVNKDMGKFTQGLNMPGMF
- the recR gene encoding recombination mediator RecR: MHYPEPISKLIDSFMKLPGIGPKTAVRLAFFVLEMNDDDVLDFGKALVNAKRQLTYCSVCNHITDTDPCRICSDTHRDETVICVVQDAKDVIAVEKMKDYTGLYHVLHGAISPVEGIGPEDIKVPELLKRLQDDKVTEIILATDPTIEGEATAMYIARLVKPTGIRITRIAHGLPVGGDLEYADEVTLSKAMEGRREL
- a CDS encoding YaaL family protein; translated protein: MFFKRRGYLRKEADERLIQTLYELKEVWNKQKEIVERSVEPSGAVLAKLKVDEAKYFFLLKEAKRRKIRMG
- a CDS encoding pro-sigmaK processing inhibitor BofA family protein, which produces MDPKLIIGLFVLSIVLLLFVGAPLKPLRWIGQGLIKLAIGALLLFFLNTFGSPFDLHVPINPGTAVVTGFLGIPGLVALAAIQLIIIG